In Fusarium falciforme chromosome 10, complete sequence, a single genomic region encodes these proteins:
- a CDS encoding Importin N-terminal domain-containing protein, whose product MSWQPATESLQQLAACLKDSLSGFDKNAQKQADLMLQQAKNSPDINNYLAYLFSSSSPPDGLQFSEQDFHLVRSAAGIMLKNNVRTEWKKIPESSLQLIKMAVPMCLQDKNSQIRNFAGNIATEVIRCGTLLGWPELLPQLLDLVGNTSGQTSNEAQEGAMSALAKICEDNLGQLTKEVNGQRPLNYVLPQFIAATKSPLPKVRASALTAINVFTPRKSQAMLNSIDDLLQHLFVLASDENTDVRRQVCRAFVRLVEARPDKLQPHMSGLVDYIISQQKSDDEDLACEAVEFWLAVGEHENLWNALQPYLNKIIPVLLECMVYSGEDIALLGGQSDDEEEEDREEDIRPAFARKALARKANGETSETAGQSQNGEGYEKLGDMDEDLEEGEIDDDYDDGDDANPDERWTVRKCSAAALDVFARDFRNPVFEAIFPYLSQNLKHDDWPHREAAVLALGAVAEGCMEVVVPHLRELVPYLISLLEDPEPVVRQITCWTLGRYSSWAANLEDQEKDQYFVPVMDGILRHMLDKNKKVQEAAASAFANLEETAGKILEPYCGPIIQQFVRCFGKYKDRNMYILYDCVQTLAEFIGPVLATPELSGQLMPALIDRYNRVSDQSRELFPLLECLSYVAMALGDAFAPYAEPTFLRCINIIHVNLEQTLAAASNPALDQPDKDFLVTSLDLLSAVVQALDDDKAATLVKSSQQSFFELLSFCMENPADQVRQSAYALLGDCARYVYPLLQSYLPTIIPILLKQLELDNVLDEDIDSGFGVVNNACWSVGEIAMQHKSNMGPWVQELLQRFVEIITNPRVPKGLSENAAMALGRLGLDNSEQLGPALGTFSEEWISLMDEVEATEEKATAFKGFSMIVGRNPQAMEKVLLDYFTAIARYRDMSLKSPIRQELHDVFQNVINIYKQIIPQFGDFINQMQPRDRQALEAHYSL is encoded by the exons ATGTCCTGGCAACCCGCAACCGAGTCGCTGCAGCAGCTTGCTGCGTGCCTCAAGGACTCCCTCAGCGGCTTCGACAAGAATGCCCAGAAGCAGGCCGACTTG ATGCTCCAGCAGGCCAAGAACTCGCCTGACATTAACAACTACCTCGCATAcctcttctccagctcctcgccTCCCGATGGCCTCCAATTCTCCGAGCAAGACTTTCACCTGGTGCGGTCCGCCGCCGGCATCATGCTCAAGAACAATGTCCGGACCGAGTGGAAGAAGATTCCCGAATCCAgcctccagctcatcaagatgGCCGTTCCCATGTGTCTCCAGGACAAGAACTCGCAGATTCGCAACTTTGCTGGAAATATTGCCACAGAGGTTATCCGCTGCGGTACTCTCTTGGGCTGGCCCGAGCTGCTACCTCAGCTTCTCGACCTGGTTGGGAACACTTCAGGGCAGACCTCCAACGAGGCGCAGGAGGGTGCCATGTCCGCTCTGGCCAAGATCTGCGAGGACAACCTCGGCCAGCTGACCAAGGAGGTCAATGGCCAGAGGCCTCTCAACTATGTGCTTCCCCAGTTTATTGCTGCTACCAAGAGCCCGTTGCCCAAGGTGAGAGCTAGTGCTCTGACGGCAATCAACGTCTTCACCCCTCGAAAATCGCAGGCCATGCTCAACTCGATCGACGACCTTCTTCAGCACTTGTTTGTCCTGGCCAGCGATGAAAACACTGATGTTCGACGACAAGTTTGCCGTGCGTTTGTTCGACTCGTCGAGGCCCGACCCGACAAGCTCCAGCCGCACATGAGCGGACTCGTCGACTACATCATTTCCCAGCAAaagagcgacgacgaggacttGGCTTGTGAAGCTGTTGAGTTCTGGTTGGCCGTAGGCGAGCATGAGAACCTCTGGAACGCGCTACAGCCCTACCTCAACAAGATCATCCCAGTCTTGCTTGAGTGTATGGTGTACAGCGGCGAGGATATTGCGCTGCTCGGTGGTCAGtcagatgatgaggaggaggaggatcgcGAGGAGGATATCCGCCCCGCTTTCGCCAGAAAGGCCCTTGCGCGAAAGGCCAATGGTGAAACTTCCGAAACTGCAGGCCAGTCCCAGAACGGCGAAGGTTATGAGAAGCTTGGTGACATGGATGAGGATCTTGAGGAGGGAGAGATCGACGACGACtacgacgacggcgatgatgccaACCCCGACGAGAGGTGGACCGTTCGCAAGTGCTCTGCCGCCGCCCTGGACGTTTTCGCCCGCGATTTCCGAAACCCCGTCTTCGAGGCCATCTTCCCCTACCTGTCCCAGAACCTTAAGCATGACGACTGGCCTCACCGAGAGGCTGCTGTCCTGGCTCTTGGCGCCGTGGCCGAGGGCTGCATGGAGGTGGTGGTCCCTCACCTTCGTGAGCTAGTACCATACCTTATCTCACTGCTCGAGGACCCTGAGCCCGTGGTGAGACAGATCACCTGCTGGACCCTTGGTCGATACTCGTCATGGGCTGCCAACTTGGAGGATCAGGAGAAGGACCAGTACTTTGTTCCtgtgatggatggcatcCTGCGTCACATGCtggacaagaacaagaaggtcCAGGAGGCGGCCGCATCCGCGTTTGCTAACCTCGAGGAGACGGCcggcaagatcctcgagcCCTACTGTGGTCCAATCATCCAGCAGTTCGTCCGATGCTTTGGCAAGTACAAGGATCGCAACATGTACATCCTCTACGACTGTGTTCAAACCTTGGCTGAGTTCATCGGACCTGTTCTGGCAACCCCTGAGCTGTCAGGCCAGCTGATGCCCGCCCTTATCGACCGATACAACCGCGTATCCGACCAGTCCCGGGAGCTCTTCCCTCTGCTAGAGTGCCTTTCTTATGTGGCGATGGCACTTGGCGATGCGTTTGCTCCCTACGCCGAGCCCACGTTCCTGCGATGCATCAACATTATTCACGTCAACCTGGAACAGACGCTGGCCGCCGCCAGCAACCCGGCCCTCGACCAGCCCGACAAGGACTTCCTCGTGACGAGTCTGGATCTGCTGAGCGCTGTCGTTCAGGCTCTCGATGACGACAAGGCAGCCACGCTTGTGAAGAGTTCGCAACAGTCGTTCTTTGAACTGCTCAGCTTCTGCATGGAGAACCCTGCCGACCAGGTCCGACAGTCTGCATATGCTCTGCTGGGTGACTGCGCCAGATACGTTTACCCCTTGCTCCAGAGCTACCTTCCCACCATCATCCCCATCCTACTCAAGCAGCTCGAACTAGATAACGTCCTGGACGAGGACATTGACAGTGGGTTCGGCGTGGTTAACAATGCCTGTTGGTCGGTGGGCGAGATTGCCATGCAGCACAAATCGAACATGGGACCCTGGGTGCAGGAGCTTCTCCAGAGATTTGTCGAGATCATCACCAACCCACGCGTGCCCAAGGGCTTAAGCGAAAATGCCGCGATGGCTCTGGGTCGACTTGGTCTGGATAACTCGGAACAGCTGGGTCCTGCGCTGGGAACATTCTCCGAGGAGTGGATCAGCCTCAtggacgaggttgaggcAACCGAGGAGAAGGCGACGGCTTTCAAGGGATTCTCGATGATTGTCGGACGCAACCCCCAGGCCATGGAGAAGGTGTTGCTCGACTACTTTACGGCGATTGCCCGATATCGTGATATGAGCCTGAAGAGCCCTATCAGGCAAGAGTTGCACGATGTCTTTCAGAAC GTCATCAACATTTATAAGCAAATAATCCCCCAGTTTGGCGACTTTATCAACCAGATGCAGCCGCGAGACCGACAGGCTCTGGAAGCACACTACTCTCTATAG